One Pseudomonas sp. HOU2 genomic window carries:
- a CDS encoding NAD-dependent protein deacetylase produces the protein MLDSPIREHFDTLHQAMADGGFVVLTGAGISTPSGIPDYRDSEGVRRGRQPMMYQEFLAAPESRRRYWARAMLGWPRVRQARPNAAHQALAELQRRGLINALITQNVDTLHDQAGSQDVIELHGSLHRVVCLDCGQRSARDDIQQRMVEQNPYLAGVDAVQAPDGDTLLDAAFEARFQTPQCPYCTGERMKPDVVFFGENVAQPTAARAMAAAESAEGLLVVGSSLMAYSAFRLCRVIADRGKPLLAINLGKTRADDLLDLKIEASCEQLLPLLVQRLTT, from the coding sequence ATGCTCGACAGCCCGATCCGCGAACACTTCGACACTCTGCACCAGGCCATGGCCGATGGCGGCTTTGTGGTGCTGACCGGCGCGGGCATCAGCACGCCGTCGGGCATCCCGGATTACCGCGACAGTGAGGGTGTACGCCGTGGCCGACAGCCGATGATGTATCAGGAATTTCTCGCCGCCCCGGAATCCCGTCGCCGCTATTGGGCACGGGCCATGCTCGGCTGGCCACGGGTGCGCCAGGCGCGACCGAATGCAGCGCATCAAGCGCTGGCCGAGTTGCAGCGCCGGGGGCTGATCAACGCCTTGATCACGCAGAACGTCGACACCCTGCACGATCAGGCCGGGAGCCAGGACGTGATCGAATTGCACGGCAGCCTGCACCGGGTGGTGTGCCTGGACTGCGGCCAGCGCAGCGCGCGTGACGACATTCAGCAGCGGATGGTCGAGCAGAATCCGTATCTGGCCGGGGTCGATGCGGTGCAGGCGCCGGACGGCGATACCCTGCTCGATGCGGCCTTCGAAGCGCGTTTTCAGACTCCACAATGCCCGTATTGCACGGGCGAACGGATGAAACCGGACGTGGTGTTCTTCGGCGAGAACGTGGCCCAGCCGACAGCAGCGCGGGCCATGGCCGCAGCGGAAAGTGCCGAGGGCTTGCTGGTGGTGGGTTCGTCGCTGATGGCGTATTCGGCGTTTCGTCTGTGCCGGGTGATTGCTGATCGGGGCAAGCCGTTGCTGGCGATCAATCTGGGCAAGACCCGCGCCGATGATCTGCTGGATCTGAAGATCGAGGCGTCATGCGAACAGCTGCTGCCGTTGCTGGTGCAACGCCTGACCACCTGA
- a CDS encoding ATP-binding protein, producing the protein MSLKLHWPRTLASRLSLIFLVGLILAQGLSFGAQYYERFQSARSTMLSNMQNDVSTSIAILDRLPAQERLAWLPRLARTNYDYRLDNGDPGAPLDAEEVPVAATSISSAIGGAHPLSFSRFPAEKKHFQAHLRLSDGSPLTIDVRPAMPPLSPWLPGVLLGQLALLIACTWLAVRIAIRPLARLANAVESLDPNAHPVMLDEHGPTEVAYAARAFNAMQARIAAYLKERMQLLAAISHDLQTPITRMKLRAELMDDSVEKDKLWNDLGEMEHLVREGVAYARSIHGSTEESRRIDLDSFLDSLVFDYQDMGQDVQLSGKSAAVIDTRPQALRRVLVNLTDNALKFAGAAQLQVDTDDSLSIKILDRGPGIAEAELQQVMQPFYRVENSRNRSTGGTGLGLAIAQQLAMALGGSLTLSNREGGGLCAELKLPLR; encoded by the coding sequence ATGAGTCTCAAGCTGCATTGGCCACGCACCCTGGCTTCGCGGTTGTCGCTGATCTTTCTGGTCGGACTGATCCTGGCCCAGGGCCTGTCGTTTGGCGCGCAGTATTACGAGCGTTTCCAAAGCGCCAGAAGCACCATGCTCAGCAATATGCAAAATGACGTTTCGACGTCGATTGCGATCCTCGACCGCTTGCCCGCGCAGGAACGCCTCGCCTGGCTGCCACGACTGGCTCGCACCAATTACGATTATCGGTTGGACAACGGCGACCCCGGCGCCCCGCTCGACGCCGAGGAGGTACCGGTGGCCGCGACCTCGATCAGCAGTGCAATCGGCGGCGCCCATCCGCTGTCCTTCAGCCGTTTTCCCGCGGAGAAAAAACACTTCCAGGCCCATTTGCGCCTCAGCGACGGCAGCCCGCTGACCATCGATGTGCGTCCGGCCATGCCGCCGCTGTCGCCGTGGCTGCCGGGGGTACTGCTCGGGCAACTGGCGCTGCTGATCGCCTGCACCTGGCTGGCGGTGCGCATCGCGATCCGCCCTCTCGCGCGGCTCGCCAACGCCGTGGAAAGCCTCGACCCCAACGCGCACCCGGTAATGCTCGACGAACACGGTCCGACCGAAGTGGCCTACGCCGCACGGGCCTTCAACGCGATGCAGGCGCGCATCGCCGCGTATCTGAAAGAGCGCATGCAACTGCTGGCAGCGATTTCCCATGACCTGCAAACCCCGATCACCCGCATGAAGCTGCGCGCAGAGCTTATGGACGACTCGGTCGAGAAAGACAAACTGTGGAATGACCTCGGCGAGATGGAACATCTGGTGCGCGAGGGCGTGGCGTATGCCCGCAGCATCCACGGCTCGACCGAGGAAAGCCGGCGCATCGATCTCGACTCGTTCCTTGACAGCCTGGTGTTCGACTATCAGGACATGGGCCAGGACGTGCAACTGAGCGGCAAAAGCGCGGCGGTGATCGATACCCGTCCCCAGGCCCTGCGCCGGGTGCTGGTGAACCTGACCGACAACGCACTGAAATTTGCCGGTGCCGCGCAGTTGCAGGTCGACACCGACGACAGTCTTAGCATCAAGATCCTTGATCGCGGACCGGGCATTGCCGAAGCCGAGTTGCAACAGGTCATGCAGCCGTTCTACCGGGTGGAAAACTCGCGCAACCGCAGCACCGGCGGCACCGGCCTGGGCCTGGCGATCGCCCAGCAACTGGCCATGGCCCTCGGTGGCTCGCTGACCCTGAGCAACCGCGAGGGCGGTGGGCTGTGTGCGGAGCTGAAACTGCCACTGCGCTGA
- a CDS encoding LysR substrate-binding domain-containing protein: MTIKQIRAFLAVAQSLSFAVACERLHLSQSALSLTIKALEEGLGGRLFSRNTRNVALTAEGESLLPLARRLIADWDNAEDEMRQRFSLQRGRVTLAAMPSFAGNLLPPILKTFRARYPNVNVTVNDVINEQVLEMVRDRQVELGVAFEPMQNTSLTFTPLYIDRFVAVVPQDSALAGRTQIDWQTLLQEPFITLQRPSTVRVMLEEHLQARGMKLPVEFESHQLATVGRMVASGLGVSAVPALCAEQMLELGAHCLTLNDSVERAIGVLTEPGNELSAAAQALFDILKAEH, encoded by the coding sequence ATGACCATCAAACAGATCCGCGCTTTCCTCGCCGTGGCTCAGAGCCTGAGTTTCGCCGTGGCCTGCGAGCGTCTGCACTTGTCGCAATCGGCGTTGAGCCTGACCATCAAGGCGCTGGAAGAGGGGCTGGGCGGGCGGTTGTTCAGCCGCAACACGCGCAACGTGGCGCTGACTGCCGAGGGCGAATCGTTGCTGCCGCTGGCCCGGCGTCTGATCGCCGACTGGGACAACGCTGAAGACGAAATGCGTCAGCGCTTCAGCCTGCAACGCGGGCGGGTGACGCTGGCGGCGATGCCGTCGTTTGCCGGCAACCTGCTGCCGCCGATCCTCAAGACCTTTCGCGCGCGCTATCCGAACGTCAATGTCACGGTAAACGACGTGATCAACGAGCAAGTGCTGGAAATGGTTCGCGACCGCCAGGTGGAATTGGGTGTGGCATTCGAACCGATGCAGAACACCTCGCTGACATTCACCCCGCTGTACATTGATCGCTTCGTCGCGGTGGTGCCGCAGGATTCAGCGCTGGCCGGGCGCACGCAGATCGACTGGCAGACCTTGCTGCAGGAACCGTTCATTACCCTGCAACGGCCGTCGACAGTGCGGGTGATGCTCGAAGAACACTTGCAGGCCCGGGGCATGAAACTGCCGGTGGAATTCGAGAGCCATCAACTGGCAACCGTCGGGCGCATGGTCGCCAGCGGGCTGGGGGTGAGTGCGGTGCCAGCGTTGTGTGCCGAACAGATGCTGGAGCTGGGCGCGCATTGTCTGACGTTGAATGACTCGGTGGAGCGGGCGATTGGTGTGCTCACGGAGCCGGGCAATGAGCTGTCGGCAGCGGCGCAGGCACTGTTCGACATCCTCAAAGCCGAACACTGA
- a CDS encoding acetyl-CoA C-acetyltransferase: MQDVVIVAATRTAIGSFQGSLASVSAVDLGAAVIRQLLEQTGLDGAQVDEVIMGQVLTAGAGQNPARQAAIKAGLPHAVPAMTLNKVCGSGLKALHLGAQAIRCGDAEVIIAGGQENMSLSNYVMPGARTGLRMGHAQIVDTMISDGLWDAFNDYHMGITAENLVDKYAISREQQDAFAAASQRKAAAAIEAGRFVDEITPILIPQRKGDPVAFKVDEQPRGDTTAESLAKLRPAFKKDGSVTAGNASSLNDGAAAVILMSAEKAKALGLAKIAAYANAGVDPAIMGIGPVSATRRCLDKAGWNIGQLDLIEANEAFAAQSLAVAKDLQWDLDKVNVNGGAIALGHPIGASGCRVLVTLLHEMIKRDAKKGLATLCIGGGQGVALALERA; the protein is encoded by the coding sequence ATGCAAGACGTCGTAATTGTTGCCGCCACCCGCACCGCGATCGGCAGTTTCCAGGGTTCGCTGGCCAGCGTGTCCGCCGTGGATCTGGGCGCTGCGGTGATCCGCCAGTTACTTGAGCAGACCGGTCTGGACGGTGCGCAGGTCGATGAAGTGATCATGGGCCAGGTGCTGACCGCCGGCGCCGGCCAGAACCCGGCGCGTCAGGCCGCGATCAAGGCCGGCCTGCCCCACGCCGTGCCGGCCATGACCCTGAACAAGGTCTGCGGCTCGGGCCTCAAAGCTTTGCATCTGGGCGCGCAGGCGATCCGTTGCGGCGATGCCGAGGTGATCATCGCCGGCGGCCAGGAGAACATGAGCCTGTCCAACTACGTGATGCCGGGCGCACGCACCGGTCTGCGCATGGGTCACGCGCAAATCGTCGACACCATGATCAGCGATGGTCTGTGGGATGCGTTCAACGATTACCACATGGGCATCACTGCCGAGAATCTGGTCGATAAATATGCGATCAGCCGCGAGCAGCAGGACGCCTTCGCCGCCGCCTCGCAGCGCAAAGCCGCTGCGGCCATTGAGGCCGGACGCTTTGTCGATGAGATCACCCCGATCCTGATCCCGCAACGCAAAGGCGATCCGGTCGCGTTCAAGGTCGACGAGCAACCGCGTGGCGACACCACCGCCGAATCGCTGGCGAAACTGCGTCCGGCGTTCAAGAAGGACGGCAGCGTCACCGCCGGTAATGCTTCGTCGCTGAACGACGGCGCCGCTGCAGTCATCCTTATGAGCGCCGAAAAAGCCAAGGCTCTGGGCCTGGCGAAAATCGCTGCATACGCCAACGCCGGTGTGGATCCGGCAATCATGGGCATCGGCCCGGTCTCGGCCACTCGCCGCTGCCTCGACAAGGCAGGCTGGAATATCGGCCAACTGGACCTGATCGAGGCCAACGAAGCGTTCGCCGCGCAATCGCTGGCCGTGGCCAAGGATCTGCAATGGGATCTGGACAAGGTAAACGTCAACGGCGGCGCCATCGCCCTCGGTCACCCGATCGGTGCGTCGGGCTGCCGCGTGCTGGTGACGCTGCTGCACGAAATGATCAAGCGTGATGCGAAGAAGGGTCTGGCGACCCTGTGCATCGGCGGCGGTCAGGGTGTGGCGCTGGCGCTGGAGCGCGCTTAA
- a CDS encoding response regulator, which produces MEHVDHILIVDDDREIRELVGNYLKKNGLRTTVVADGRQMRSFLEANTVDLIVLDIMMPGDDGLQLCRELRVGKHKATPVLMLTARNDETDRIIGLEMGADDYLTKPFAARELLARINAVLRRTRMLPPNLVVSESGRLLAFGRWQLDTSARHLLDKDGTLVALSGAEYRLLRVFLDHPQRVLSRDQLLNLTQGREADLFDRSIDLLVSRLRQRLLDDAREPAYIKTVRSEGYVFSLPVEILGASA; this is translated from the coding sequence ATGGAACATGTCGATCACATTCTCATCGTCGACGACGACCGCGAGATCCGCGAGCTGGTCGGCAATTACCTGAAGAAGAACGGACTGCGCACCACCGTGGTCGCCGATGGTCGGCAGATGCGCAGTTTTCTCGAAGCCAACACCGTCGACCTGATTGTGCTCGACATCATGATGCCCGGCGACGATGGCCTGCAGTTGTGCCGCGAATTGCGCGTGGGCAAACACAAGGCCACGCCGGTGCTGATGCTCACGGCGCGCAACGATGAGACCGACCGCATCATCGGCCTGGAAATGGGCGCCGACGATTACCTGACCAAGCCGTTCGCCGCCCGCGAACTGCTGGCGCGGATCAACGCGGTGCTGCGGCGCACACGCATGCTGCCGCCGAATCTGGTGGTCAGCGAAAGCGGTCGCCTGCTGGCCTTCGGCCGCTGGCAACTGGACACCTCGGCCCGGCATCTGCTGGACAAGGACGGCACGCTGGTCGCCCTCAGTGGCGCCGAATATCGTTTGCTGCGGGTGTTTCTCGATCATCCGCAGCGGGTGCTCAGCCGTGATCAATTGCTCAATCTGACCCAGGGCCGCGAGGCCGATTTGTTTGACCGTTCGATTGATCTGCTGGTCAGCCGTTTGCGCCAGCGCCTGCTCGATGATGCGCGTGAACCGGCCTACATCAAGACCGTGCGCAGCGAGGGTTATGTGTTTTCGCTGCCGGTGGAGATCCTCGGAGCCTCGGCATGA
- a CDS encoding CoA transferase subunit B — MALTREQMAQRVAREMQDGYYVNLGIGIPTLVANYIPEGMEVMLQSENGLLGMGPFPTEETIDADMINAGKQTVTARIGASIFNSAESFAMIRGGHVDLTVLGAFEVDVEGNIASWMIPGKLVKGMGGAMDLVAGADNIIVIMTHASKDGESKLLTKCSLPLTGAGCIKRVLTDLAYLEIENGAFVLKERAPGVSVEEIVAKTAGKLIVPDHVPEMQFAAQ; from the coding sequence ATGGCACTTACCCGCGAACAAATGGCTCAGCGCGTCGCCCGTGAAATGCAGGACGGCTACTACGTGAACCTCGGCATCGGCATTCCGACCCTGGTCGCCAACTACATTCCAGAAGGCATGGAAGTCATGCTGCAATCGGAAAACGGCCTGCTCGGCATGGGCCCGTTCCCGACTGAAGAGACCATCGATGCCGACATGATCAACGCCGGCAAACAGACCGTGACTGCGCGCATCGGCGCATCGATTTTCAACTCCGCCGAATCCTTCGCGATGATCCGTGGCGGGCATGTCGACCTGACCGTGCTCGGCGCGTTCGAAGTCGACGTCGAAGGCAACATCGCCTCGTGGATGATTCCCGGCAAACTGGTCAAGGGCATGGGCGGCGCGATGGATCTGGTGGCCGGCGCCGACAACATTATCGTGATCATGACCCACGCCTCCAAGGACGGTGAGTCCAAGCTGCTGACCAAATGCAGCTTGCCGTTGACCGGCGCCGGCTGCATCAAGCGCGTGCTGACCGACCTCGCCTACCTGGAAATCGAAAATGGCGCTTTTGTCCTCAAGGAACGCGCACCTGGCGTCAGCGTCGAGGAAATCGTCGCCAAAACCGCTGGTAAACTGATCGTCCCGGATCACGTACCGGAAATGCAGTTCGCTGCCCAGTGA
- a CDS encoding DUF2790 domain-containing protein, giving the protein MTHKTVVAACLFAALNICTLSARAEADVSPHTYTYGTHLDIQKVLSMTEDNAVTCGVVDARMTYLDSAGKTQVLDYRKFADGCNNQN; this is encoded by the coding sequence ATGACGCACAAAACCGTTGTCGCCGCCTGCCTGTTCGCCGCCCTGAACATCTGCACCCTGTCGGCCCGGGCCGAAGCCGATGTCAGCCCGCACACCTACACCTACGGCACGCACCTGGACATCCAGAAAGTGCTGTCGATGACCGAGGACAACGCGGTGACCTGCGGCGTTGTCGATGCGCGCATGACGTACCTGGATTCGGCCGGAAAAACCCAGGTGCTGGATTACCGCAAATTCGCCGACGGCTGCAACAACCAGAACTGA
- a CDS encoding GNAT family N-acetyltransferase, whose protein sequence is MSLRLEWLVDHPQHSDTYAAWIHRQFAYEYAEQPLAEWQREFAAGQNNGDWSCLIALDGERLLGGAALARADLDLRPDLGPWLACVFVRPQARGQGLAERLIDGISQAAKQRGFARFYLHTQSKQDYYAKRGWTVLERFRAWDNEQWLMVRDL, encoded by the coding sequence ATGTCCCTGCGTCTTGAATGGCTCGTCGATCACCCACAGCACAGCGACACTTACGCCGCGTGGATTCACCGCCAGTTCGCCTACGAATATGCCGAGCAACCCTTGGCCGAATGGCAACGCGAGTTCGCTGCCGGCCAGAACAATGGCGACTGGTCGTGCCTGATTGCGCTGGACGGCGAACGTCTGCTCGGCGGTGCGGCACTGGCCCGGGCGGACCTGGACCTGCGCCCGGATCTCGGCCCGTGGCTGGCATGCGTGTTTGTCCGCCCGCAAGCTCGCGGCCAGGGGCTGGCAGAACGGTTGATCGACGGCATCAGCCAGGCGGCGAAACAGCGTGGCTTCGCACGTTTCTATCTGCACACCCAGAGCAAGCAGGACTATTACGCCAAACGCGGCTGGACAGTGCTGGAGCGCTTTCGCGCGTGGGACAACGAGCAATGGCTCATGGTGCGCGACCTGTGA
- the pcsA gene encoding phosphatidylcholine synthase has translation MISTVHIARLKAWGAHGFTATGVVTAFLATLALLENQPTHCLMWLGVALIVDGLDGALARKVNVQSVLPSFDGSILDLVIDYLTYVFIPALFIYRYIPLPDYTLLLSVSLILVSSLFCFCNVNMKSKDNYFVGFPAAWNVVALCLYIINPGPWITFLTIIGLALLTVTRMKFLHPFRVRRFMPINIAVTAIWLLCSLSLVLNHPVINPLVMGLWLLASAYFLGICIWRTALEWFDGAHLK, from the coding sequence GTGATATCGACCGTACACATCGCCAGGCTCAAAGCATGGGGCGCCCATGGTTTTACCGCGACCGGCGTGGTCACAGCCTTTCTGGCGACCCTCGCCCTGCTGGAGAACCAGCCGACCCACTGCCTGATGTGGCTGGGCGTGGCATTGATCGTCGACGGTCTCGACGGGGCGTTGGCGCGCAAGGTCAATGTGCAGTCGGTGCTGCCGAGCTTCGACGGCTCGATCCTCGATCTGGTGATCGACTACCTGACCTACGTGTTCATTCCGGCGCTGTTCATCTATCGCTACATTCCCCTGCCCGACTACACCCTGCTGCTGAGCGTGTCGCTGATTCTGGTGTCGTCGCTGTTCTGCTTCTGCAACGTCAACATGAAGAGCAAGGACAACTATTTCGTCGGCTTCCCCGCCGCGTGGAACGTGGTCGCGCTGTGCCTGTACATCATCAATCCGGGGCCGTGGATCACCTTTCTGACCATCATCGGTCTGGCGCTGCTGACCGTCACCCGCATGAAATTCCTGCACCCGTTCCGCGTACGCCGGTTCATGCCGATCAACATCGCGGTGACGGCGATCTGGCTGTTGTGCAGCCTGTCGCTGGTGCTCAATCACCCGGTGATCAATCCGCTGGTGATGGGTTTGTGGCTGCTGGCGTCGGCGTACTTTCTGGGGATCTGCATCTGGCGTACGGCGCTGGAGTGGTTTGACGGGGCGCATTTGAAATAG
- a CDS encoding class I SAM-dependent methyltransferase, whose product MSTPIDLTGLKERQKVAWASGDYALIGTTLQIVGENLAEACDLHCDEEVLDVAAGNGNATLAAARRGCQVTSTDYVAALLERGQDRARAEHLEVIFQVADAEALPFADESYDVVLSTFGVMFAPDQATAAAELARVCRRGGRIGLANWTPEGFVGQMFKILGRHVPPPAVAQPPSNWGTEAWLHSHFNEREFLLQVTRRTFNFRYRSAAHFIDIFRHWYGPVHKAFAALPPESGQALESDLADLLTRSNRVGEKSLVVPSEYLEVVITKR is encoded by the coding sequence ATGAGTACTCCCATTGATCTGACGGGTCTGAAAGAGCGCCAGAAAGTCGCGTGGGCCAGCGGCGATTACGCGCTGATCGGCACCACCTTGCAAATCGTCGGCGAAAACCTCGCCGAGGCCTGCGACCTGCACTGCGACGAGGAGGTGCTGGATGTCGCCGCCGGCAATGGCAACGCCACACTGGCGGCGGCGCGACGTGGTTGTCAGGTGACCTCGACCGACTATGTCGCGGCGCTGCTGGAGCGGGGACAGGATCGGGCACGGGCCGAACATCTGGAGGTGATTTTTCAGGTCGCCGATGCCGAAGCATTGCCGTTTGCCGATGAGAGTTACGATGTGGTGCTGTCGACCTTCGGCGTGATGTTCGCCCCGGATCAGGCCACTGCAGCTGCAGAACTGGCACGGGTCTGCCGAAGGGGCGGGCGCATCGGTCTGGCGAACTGGACGCCGGAAGGCTTCGTCGGCCAGATGTTCAAGATTCTCGGTCGCCACGTCCCGCCCCCCGCCGTGGCCCAGCCGCCGTCGAACTGGGGCACTGAAGCGTGGTTGCACAGCCACTTCAATGAGCGCGAGTTTCTGCTGCAGGTCACCCGCCGCACCTTCAATTTTCGCTATCGCTCGGCGGCGCATTTTATCGACATTTTCCGTCACTGGTACGGGCCGGTGCACAAGGCCTTTGCGGCATTGCCACCGGAAAGCGGGCAAGCGCTGGAGAGTGATCTGGCGGATCTGCTGACCCGCTCGAACCGCGTGGGAGAGAAGTCGCTGGTGGTGCCGAGCGAGTATCTGGAGGTGGTCATTACCAAACGCTGA
- a CDS encoding class I SAM-dependent methyltransferase, whose product MDETRLNAFMGKLVNDMGGAAMLANVIVGEELGLYRAMANSQPITPQALAEKTTCNPRLVREWLSAHVASGYMEHNDGQFRLPEEQALALAVEDSPVYVAGGLGVVASFFHDKDKLVKAMRGNGALPWGDHHPCMFSGTERFFRPGYKGHLIAEWLPALDGVVAKLEAGAKVADIGCGHGASTVIMAQAFPNSRFVGFDYHAPSITVATQRAEEGGVSSRAKFFQNNAKSYPGDDYDLICYFDCLHDMGDPVGAARHAFESLKDDGTVLLVEPFANDALDDNITPVGRLFYAASTFICTPNSLSQEVGLGLGAQAGEMRLRKVFTEAGFKHFRRATQTPFNLILEARK is encoded by the coding sequence ATGGACGAAACACGACTCAACGCATTCATGGGCAAACTGGTCAACGACATGGGCGGCGCCGCGATGCTGGCGAACGTCATCGTTGGCGAAGAACTCGGGCTGTACCGGGCGATGGCCAACAGTCAACCGATCACCCCGCAAGCCCTCGCCGAAAAAACCACCTGCAACCCGCGTCTGGTGCGCGAATGGCTCAGCGCCCACGTCGCATCCGGCTACATGGAACATAACGATGGCCAGTTTCGTTTGCCGGAAGAGCAGGCGCTGGCGCTGGCGGTCGAGGATTCGCCGGTGTATGTCGCCGGCGGACTCGGTGTGGTGGCCTCGTTTTTCCACGACAAGGACAAACTGGTCAAAGCCATGCGCGGCAACGGCGCCCTGCCTTGGGGCGATCACCACCCGTGCATGTTCAGCGGTACCGAACGCTTCTTTCGCCCCGGCTACAAAGGTCACTTGATCGCTGAATGGCTGCCGGCGCTGGACGGCGTGGTCGCCAAACTCGAAGCAGGCGCCAAAGTCGCCGACATCGGCTGCGGCCACGGCGCCTCGACGGTGATCATGGCCCAGGCGTTTCCCAACTCGCGCTTCGTCGGTTTCGATTATCACGCGCCGTCGATCACCGTCGCCACCCAGCGCGCCGAAGAAGGCGGCGTCAGCAGCCGGGCAAAATTCTTCCAGAACAACGCCAAAAGCTACCCCGGCGACGACTATGACCTGATCTGCTACTTCGACTGCCTGCACGACATGGGCGACCCGGTCGGCGCCGCACGGCATGCGTTCGAATCATTGAAGGACGACGGCACGGTGCTGCTGGTCGAGCCGTTTGCCAATGATGCGCTGGACGACAACATCACCCCGGTCGGTCGGCTGTTTTACGCCGCGTCGACCTTTATCTGCACACCGAATTCGCTATCGCAGGAAGTTGGCCTGGGGCTGGGTGCGCAGGCCGGTGAAATGCGCTTGCGCAAGGTGTTTACCGAAGCCGGGTTCAAGCATTTTCGCCGGGCGACGCAGACACCGTTCAATCTGATTCTGGAGGCGCGCAAGTAA
- a CDS encoding DUF4242 domain-containing protein — protein MPKFVIEREIPGAGKLSPQELQAVSQTSCQVLRELGPQVQWLQSYVTADKIYCVYIAPDEEQVREHARLGGFPANSVARVMTVIDPTTAE, from the coding sequence ATGCCGAAATTCGTGATTGAACGCGAGATTCCAGGGGCCGGAAAGCTGTCGCCGCAAGAACTCCAGGCCGTGTCGCAAACCTCCTGCCAGGTGTTGCGTGAACTCGGGCCACAGGTGCAGTGGCTGCAGAGTTACGTCACCGCCGACAAAATCTATTGCGTCTACATCGCTCCTGACGAAGAGCAGGTGCGCGAGCACGCCAGGCTGGGTGGATTCCCGGCCAACAGCGTGGCGCGGGTGATGACGGTCATTGACCCGACCACGGCCGAATGA
- a CDS encoding CoA transferase subunit A, with the protein MAGFDKRVSSYEEALAGLEDGMTVIAGGFGLCGIPENLIAEIKRKGTRDLTVVSNNCGVDGFGLGVLLTDRQISKVIASYVGENKLFEEQLLKGDIEVILTPQGTLAEKMRAGGAGIPAFFTATGVGTPVAEGKEVREFNGRKYLMEESITGDFAIVKGWKADHFGNVIYRHTAQNFNPLAATAGKITVVEVEEIVEPGELDPSQIHTPGIYVDRVICGTFEKRIEQRTIRK; encoded by the coding sequence ATGGCAGGTTTCGACAAGCGCGTGAGTTCCTACGAGGAAGCTCTGGCCGGTCTTGAAGATGGCATGACCGTGATCGCCGGCGGCTTCGGCCTGTGCGGCATCCCGGAAAACCTGATCGCCGAGATCAAGCGCAAGGGCACCCGCGACCTCACCGTGGTTTCCAACAACTGCGGCGTCGACGGTTTCGGCCTCGGTGTGCTGCTGACCGACCGCCAGATCAGCAAAGTCATCGCCTCCTACGTCGGCGAAAACAAACTGTTCGAAGAGCAACTGCTCAAGGGCGACATCGAAGTCATCCTGACCCCGCAAGGCACCCTCGCCGAGAAAATGCGCGCAGGCGGCGCCGGCATCCCGGCCTTCTTCACCGCCACCGGCGTCGGCACCCCGGTCGCCGAAGGCAAGGAAGTGCGCGAATTCAACGGGCGCAAGTACCTGATGGAAGAGTCCATCACCGGCGACTTCGCCATCGTCAAAGGCTGGAAAGCCGACCATTTCGGTAACGTCATCTACCGTCACACCGCGCAGAACTTCAACCCGCTGGCGGCCACCGCCGGCAAGATCACCGTGGTCGAAGTCGAAGAAATCGTCGAGCCCGGCGAGCTGGATCCGTCGCAGATCCACACCCCCGGCATCTACGTCGACCGGGTCATTTGCGGCACGTTCGAAAAGCGCATCGAACAGCGCACCATCCGCAAATAA